The following proteins are encoded in a genomic region of Rhinolophus ferrumequinum isolate MPI-CBG mRhiFer1 chromosome 17, mRhiFer1_v1.p, whole genome shotgun sequence:
- the CLEC3B gene encoding tetranectin produces the protein MELWGAYLLLCLFSLLTQVTADPPTPKVKKAANTKKDVVSPKMFEELKSQLESLSQEVALLKEQQALQTVCLKGTKVHMKCFLAFAQAKTFHEASEDCISRGGTLSTPQTGSENDALYEYLRQSVGSEAEIWLGLNDMAAEGTWVDMTGGHITYKNWETEITAQPDGGKAENCAALAGAANGKWFDKRCRDKLPYICQFAIV, from the exons ATGGAGCTTTGGGGGGCCTACCTgcttctctgcctcttctccctcctgACCCAGGTCACCGCGGACCCACCAACCCCCAAGGTCAAAAAGGCTGCAAATACCAAGAAAG ATGTCGTGAGCCCGAAGATGTTTGAGGAGCTCAAGAGCCAGCTGGAGAGCCTGTCCCAGGAGGTGGCCTTGCTGAAGGAGCAGCAGGCCCTGCAGACGG TCTGCCTGAAAGGCACCAAGGTGCACATGAAGTGCTTTCTGGCCTTCGCCCAGGCGAAGACCTTCCACGAGGCGAGCGAGGACTGCATCTCGCGTGGGGGCACGCTGAGCACCCCGCAGACGGGCTCGGAGAACGACGCGCTGTACGAGTACCTGCGCCAGAGCGTGGGCAGCGAGGCGGAGATCTGGCTGGGCCTCAACGACATGGCGGCCGAGGGCACCTGGGTGGACATGACCGGCGGCCACATCACCTACAAGAACTGGGAGACGGAGATCACGGCGCAGCCCGACGGCGGCAAGGCCGAGAACTGCGCCGCCTTGGCCGGTGCGGCCAACGGCAAGTGGTTCGACAAGCGTTGCCGCGACAAGCTGCCCTACATCTGCCAGTTCGCCATCGTGTAG